In Halopseudomonas nanhaiensis, a single window of DNA contains:
- a CDS encoding FAD-dependent oxidoreductase, which yields MKATRWIALLALAALIAAFVIFDLHQYLSLEALKAHQSSLEQWVAAQPLTAAGAFVAIYVLVTALSLPGAAVMTLVGGALFGLGWGLLLVSFASAAGATLAMLISRFFLRDWVAKRFGRQIEPIDRGIERDGAFYLFALRLVPAFPFFIINLVMGLTRIRVRTFWWVSQLGMLPGTLVYVNAGRELAQVETLGGILSPGLIGAFVLLGLFPLVARKILEWVKARRVYKGWDKPKRFDRNLVVIGAGSGGLVSAYIAAAVKAQVSLVEKNEMGGDCLNTGCVPSKTLIRSARLAADVRRAHRLGYSHASAEVDFPRVMERVQATVAEIAPHDSVERYTELGVEVFKDTATIISPWAVQVGDRTLTTRNIIVATGGRPKVPPIPGLNEMALYTSETIWNLRERPERLLVIGGGLIGCELAQAFQRLGCTVLQIQRGDRLLPSEDPEVSELVIASMREDGVEVLLRHDPQGFHRVDGVQQVTLRDLQTDQCLTRDFDAVLVATGRASNTDGFGAQTLDLALRDDGTLETDDYLATRFPNIYAVGDVTGPYQLTHAASHQAWYAAVNALFGPFKRFRVDYRVLPHAIFTDPEIARVGLSETEANARNIAYELTRYELSELDRAIAEDARTGFVKVLTVPGKDRILGVTIVGEHAGELIAEYVLAMKHNLGLNKVLGTVHSYPTMAEANKYAAGNWKKAHAPEGLLRWVARFHRWRLD from the coding sequence GTGAAAGCCACCCGCTGGATAGCCTTGCTGGCGTTAGCCGCGCTCATTGCAGCGTTCGTCATCTTCGATCTGCATCAGTACCTGAGCCTGGAAGCGCTCAAGGCGCACCAGAGCTCACTCGAGCAATGGGTGGCGGCGCAGCCGTTGACCGCTGCAGGGGCCTTTGTGGCGATCTACGTGCTGGTCACCGCGCTCTCGCTGCCCGGCGCAGCGGTGATGACGCTGGTCGGGGGCGCGCTGTTCGGGCTGGGCTGGGGGCTGCTGCTGGTCTCCTTCGCTTCGGCCGCGGGCGCGACGCTGGCGATGCTGATCAGCCGGTTTTTCCTGCGCGACTGGGTAGCCAAACGCTTCGGGCGCCAGATCGAACCGATTGATCGCGGCATAGAGCGCGACGGCGCCTTCTATCTCTTCGCGCTGCGGCTGGTGCCGGCGTTTCCGTTCTTCATCATCAATCTGGTGATGGGCCTGACACGTATACGCGTGCGTACCTTCTGGTGGGTCAGCCAGCTGGGGATGCTGCCGGGCACGCTGGTCTACGTGAACGCCGGCCGCGAACTGGCGCAGGTGGAAACGCTGGGCGGCATTCTGTCGCCCGGCCTGATCGGCGCCTTCGTTCTGCTCGGCCTGTTTCCGCTGGTGGCACGCAAGATCCTCGAATGGGTCAAGGCCCGGCGGGTCTACAAGGGGTGGGACAAGCCGAAGCGTTTCGACCGCAATCTGGTGGTGATCGGAGCAGGCAGTGGCGGACTGGTGAGCGCCTATATTGCCGCTGCCGTGAAGGCGCAGGTCAGCCTGGTGGAAAAGAACGAGATGGGCGGAGACTGCCTCAATACCGGATGTGTGCCGTCAAAAACGCTGATCCGATCGGCGCGCCTGGCCGCCGACGTCAGGCGCGCCCATCGGCTGGGGTACAGTCACGCCTCAGCCGAGGTGGATTTCCCGAGGGTCATGGAGCGGGTGCAGGCAACCGTGGCCGAGATCGCACCGCATGATTCGGTCGAGCGGTACACCGAACTGGGCGTGGAAGTGTTCAAGGATACCGCGACGATCATCTCGCCCTGGGCCGTGCAGGTGGGTGACCGCACGCTCACCACCCGCAACATCATCGTCGCTACCGGTGGCAGGCCCAAGGTTCCGCCGATCCCGGGCCTGAACGAGATGGCCCTGTATACCTCCGAGACGATCTGGAATCTGCGCGAACGGCCGGAGCGGCTGCTGGTCATCGGCGGCGGGCTGATCGGCTGCGAGCTGGCCCAGGCTTTCCAGCGGCTGGGCTGCACGGTGCTGCAGATTCAGCGCGGTGATCGGTTGCTACCCAGCGAAGACCCGGAAGTGAGTGAACTGGTCATCGCGTCCATGCGCGAAGACGGCGTCGAGGTGCTTTTGCGCCACGACCCGCAAGGTTTCCACCGGGTCGATGGCGTGCAGCAGGTGACGCTGCGCGACCTGCAGACGGACCAGTGCCTGACCCGTGACTTCGACGCAGTGCTGGTAGCCACCGGGCGAGCCTCGAACACCGACGGATTCGGTGCGCAAACCCTCGATCTTGCGCTACGCGATGACGGGACGCTGGAGACAGATGACTACCTGGCGACGCGCTTCCCGAATATCTATGCGGTGGGCGACGTAACCGGCCCCTATCAGCTTACCCACGCTGCCAGCCACCAGGCCTGGTATGCCGCAGTCAACGCGTTGTTCGGGCCGTTCAAACGTTTCCGCGTCGATTACCGCGTACTGCCCCATGCCATCTTTACAGATCCGGAGATCGCCCGGGTGGGGCTCTCCGAGACCGAGGCCAATGCCAGAAACATTGCCTACGAGCTGACCCGATACGAGCTGTCCGAGCTGGACCGGGCCATCGCCGAGGATGCGCGTACCGGCTTCGTCAAGGTGCTCACCGTGCCGGGCAAGGATCGTATCCTCGGCGTGACCATCGTCGGCGAACATGCAGGTGAACTGATCGCCGAATACGTGCTGGCGATGAAACATAATCTGGGGTTGAACAAGGTGCTGGGGACCGTGCACAGTTACCCGACGATGGCCGAAGCGAACAAGTACGCGGCTGGAAACTGGAAAAAGGCCCATGCGCCCGAGGGACTGCTGCGCTGGGTTGCACGCTTTCACAGGTGGAGGCTGGATTGA
- a CDS encoding sodium:solute symporter, with protein MSGSLGVFFWGFLLAYGGLMYWLSPRTVTAGGFFNGEDSQGRSASPWLLTTSIFISWIFAKSVTNAANLGAEFGLVGGLAYATYWLSIPLCGLVIYRLRRRFAATSLVSFLTSNYGRAAALAFSAAILIRLFNEVWSNTAVVGGYYGEPGTAPFVISALLFTAVTLAYSLRGGLRSSILTDAAQAGIFVLALVCVLWLVLPQHSPAELTSTSSWALDAGVDLLLVACLQLVSYPFHDPVLTDRGFISQERSMLRAFTIAGVLGFFAILAFSLIGVHADLVGVGASSNVPAALARSLGIGALLVMTIVMISAAGSTLDSTFSSLARLTGRELPALAGRDLGTRAVGLGMAAMAVFALLGNLPMLAGTDILKATTISGTMVMGLAPAFVLHGLVRPTATAFHLSFWTGLALGVALTLNWIPDSWAIGDGKYALLLGTNLYGLLLCTGLYLLAGGMARR; from the coding sequence ATGTCCGGTTCGCTGGGCGTGTTTTTCTGGGGGTTTCTGCTTGCCTATGGCGGGCTGATGTATTGGCTGTCACCACGTACGGTGACCGCCGGCGGCTTTTTCAACGGCGAAGATAGCCAGGGCCGCAGCGCGTCGCCGTGGCTGCTGACCACGAGCATCTTCATCAGCTGGATCTTCGCCAAATCGGTGACCAATGCGGCGAACCTGGGCGCCGAGTTCGGCCTCGTCGGCGGGCTGGCCTATGCCACTTACTGGCTCTCGATACCGCTATGCGGCCTGGTCATCTACCGCCTGCGCCGGCGCTTCGCTGCCACCAGTCTGGTCAGCTTTCTCACCAGCAACTACGGCCGTGCAGCCGCCCTGGCCTTCTCCGCCGCTATCCTGATTCGCTTGTTCAACGAGGTGTGGAGCAACACGGCCGTGGTCGGCGGGTACTACGGCGAGCCCGGCACTGCACCCTTCGTCATCTCCGCGCTGCTGTTCACTGCCGTCACGCTCGCCTACAGCCTGCGCGGCGGTCTGCGCAGCTCGATTCTCACCGATGCCGCGCAGGCGGGCATTTTTGTCCTGGCGCTGGTGTGTGTGTTGTGGCTGGTATTGCCGCAGCACTCCCCAGCAGAGCTGACCAGCACCAGCTCCTGGGCACTCGATGCAGGCGTGGATCTGTTGCTGGTCGCCTGCCTGCAACTGGTCAGCTACCCGTTCCATGACCCGGTGCTGACCGATCGCGGCTTCATCAGCCAGGAACGCAGTATGCTGCGCGCCTTCACCATCGCCGGCGTGCTGGGCTTCTTCGCCATCCTGGCATTCAGTCTGATCGGTGTTCATGCAGACCTTGTCGGGGTCGGCGCATCGTCCAACGTGCCTGCCGCGCTGGCCCGCTCACTGGGCATCGGTGCGCTGCTGGTGATGACCATCGTGATGATTTCCGCAGCCGGCTCGACCCTGGACTCGACCTTCTCCAGCCTGGCACGCCTGACCGGACGTGAGCTTCCGGCACTAGCGGGCCGCGATCTGGGGACCCGTGCAGTGGGGCTGGGCATGGCCGCGATGGCGGTGTTCGCCCTGCTCGGCAACCTGCCCATGCTCGCCGGGACCGATATTCTCAAGGCCACGACGATCAGCGGCACCATGGTCATGGGTCTGGCTCCGGCGTTCGTGCTGCACGGACTCGTTCGTCCGACGGCAACTGCGTTTCACCTGAGTTTCTGGACTGGTCTGGCGCTTGGCGTCGCCCTGACCCTGAACTGGATTCCTGACAGCTGGGCCATTGGCGATGGCAAGTATGCGCTGCTCCTCGGCACCAACCTCTACGGTCTGCTGCTCTGCACGGGGCTTTATCTGCTTGCCGGCGGGATGGCGCGCCGATGA
- the arsS gene encoding arsenosugar biosynthesis radical SAM (seleno)protein ArsS (Some members of this family are selenoproteins.), with protein sequence MHDTLPLLNELDFPAIRRGALQVLQVNLTYQCNQRCLHCHVNAGPTRTEAMTDAVIEALFAVIDAHPVGTLDLTGGAPEMHPRFRDIVRHARATDLQVIDRCNLTILSEPGYAWVGDFLADQRVHVSASLPCYSRDNVDKQRGDGVFERSIAGLQQLNALGYGQDGSGLELNLVYNPQGPSLPPPQQALEADYKQHLLEDFGIRFNALHTITNQPIARFGSTLVSKGQFNGYMQLLRDNFSEANVPGLMCRSQVSVDWQGYLYDCDFNQMLDLPAPLITSDRSHLRDLLTARVEGRPIATRDHCFACTAGQGSSCGGALG encoded by the coding sequence GTGCATGACACCCTGCCGTTATTGAATGAACTCGACTTCCCCGCCATTCGGCGCGGGGCGCTGCAGGTGCTGCAGGTCAATCTCACCTATCAGTGCAACCAGCGCTGCCTGCATTGTCATGTCAATGCCGGGCCGACGCGTACCGAGGCCATGACCGACGCGGTCATAGAAGCGCTGTTCGCGGTTATCGATGCCCACCCGGTCGGTACACTGGATCTCACCGGCGGCGCGCCGGAGATGCACCCTCGGTTTCGCGATATCGTCAGGCATGCGCGCGCGACCGATCTGCAGGTCATCGATCGCTGCAATCTGACCATTCTTTCTGAACCGGGTTACGCGTGGGTGGGCGACTTTCTCGCCGACCAGCGCGTGCACGTGTCGGCGTCCCTGCCCTGTTACTCTCGGGACAACGTCGACAAGCAGCGCGGCGATGGCGTGTTCGAGCGCAGCATCGCCGGCCTGCAGCAGCTCAACGCCCTGGGCTATGGGCAGGACGGCAGTGGTCTGGAGCTGAACCTGGTCTACAACCCGCAGGGTCCAAGCCTGCCGCCACCCCAGCAGGCACTGGAGGCGGACTATAAACAGCATCTCCTGGAAGACTTCGGCATCCGCTTCAACGCGCTGCATACCATTACCAATCAGCCCATTGCCCGCTTCGGTAGCACACTGGTCAGCAAGGGCCAGTTCAACGGCTACATGCAGCTGCTGCGTGACAACTTCAGCGAAGCCAACGTGCCAGGATTGATGTGCCGTTCGCAGGTCAGCGTGGACTGGCAGGGCTACCTGTATGATTGCGACTTCAATCAGATGCTCGACCTGCCGGCACCACTGATCACCAGCGACCGAAGCCATCTGCGCGACCTGCTCACGGCACGCGTGGAAGGCCGTCCGATTGCGACGCGCGATCACTGTTTTGCCTGTACGGCCGGACAGGGTTCCAGCTGCGGGGGTGCATTGGGATAG
- a CDS encoding class I SAM-dependent methyltransferase, producing the protein MRPLILAAMLLLPAAGMAQQPTVPTPQMDPEQQQALKKAIGAPTRSITNVVRDAYRNPEHTLAFFQVQPQHTVVEAWPGEGWYTEILAPYLKEDGQLIAAHFDPDADSDYQQRSLNDFKRKLEDPRGIYDSVRVSVLNYDPDTPIAEPESADRVLTFRNVHNWLAAGKDETRLVFSKFHAALKPGGMLGVVEHRALPDTDLQQMIETGYVTEQLVIELAEEAGFEQVGSSPVNENPQDTKDHPEGVWTLPPTLKLGDENRTTYLAIGESDRMTLLFRKK; encoded by the coding sequence ATGCGACCACTGATTTTAGCTGCCATGTTGTTGCTGCCTGCTGCAGGGATGGCACAGCAGCCCACCGTTCCGACGCCGCAGATGGATCCGGAACAACAACAGGCTCTGAAGAAAGCCATTGGCGCCCCGACTCGCTCTATCACCAACGTGGTTCGCGATGCCTACCGCAACCCCGAACACACCCTGGCTTTCTTCCAGGTGCAGCCCCAGCATACGGTGGTTGAAGCCTGGCCCGGCGAAGGCTGGTACACCGAGATCCTCGCCCCCTATCTGAAGGAAGACGGTCAACTGATCGCTGCTCATTTCGATCCGGACGCCGACTCGGATTACCAGCAGCGCTCCCTGAACGATTTCAAGCGCAAGCTGGAAGATCCTCGCGGCATCTACGACTCCGTCCGCGTGTCCGTACTGAACTACGATCCGGACACGCCGATCGCCGAGCCGGAAAGCGCCGACCGGGTGCTTACCTTCCGCAATGTGCATAACTGGCTGGCCGCCGGTAAGGACGAAACGCGGCTGGTATTCAGCAAGTTCCATGCAGCGCTCAAGCCCGGCGGCATGCTAGGCGTCGTCGAGCACCGGGCGCTGCCCGACACCGATCTGCAACAGATGATCGAAACCGGCTACGTCACCGAGCAACTGGTGATCGAGTTGGCGGAAGAGGCAGGGTTCGAACAGGTGGGGAGCAGCCCGGTCAACGAAAACCCTCAGGATACGAAGGATCACCCTGAGGGCGTCTGGACCTTGCCGCCGACACTCAAGCTCGGCGACGAGAACCGCACTACCTACCTGGCTATTGGCGAAAGCGACCGCATGACGCTGTTGTTCAGAAAGAAGTGA
- a CDS encoding helix-turn-helix transcriptional regulator: protein MPIEGRKIAPVNRVRERAFWVPVMNQALRQYGRTLEASSLAHNLVQVSQAQSGFLDQASCSLIWSEAARLADDPFFGLRINRVFRPTPLNAIGLTTLASPDLATALKHLTRFFPIVSTQVKLELRIEDEFAFLHLHPLGEPHLHHMEAVMGYLGRLFEQLDHDNIELVLDAQLQRGGSELEECARLLGARTLTSGDEYRFTLPYTALGEPLATADSFLLPRFVEAMEDLLSNLPSNDLIDQVKRRIQNLLGSGDVSVERVAAPLNISPRHLRRKLSQEGTSYEQLVDEVRKEAAIRMISHGELSLTSIAYELGFLDPSSFTRAFRRWTDMSPTAFRRQIVSLV, encoded by the coding sequence ATGCCAATCGAAGGACGGAAAATTGCCCCGGTTAATCGTGTTCGCGAGCGCGCCTTCTGGGTTCCAGTGATGAACCAGGCGCTGCGTCAGTACGGCCGGACGCTGGAGGCTTCCAGCCTGGCGCACAATCTAGTGCAGGTATCCCAGGCGCAGTCGGGCTTCCTCGACCAGGCATCCTGCTCGTTGATCTGGAGCGAGGCGGCCCGCCTCGCGGATGACCCCTTCTTCGGCTTGCGTATCAACCGTGTTTTTCGCCCTACCCCGCTCAACGCGATCGGATTGACCACACTTGCCAGCCCGGATCTGGCCACGGCGCTGAAGCATCTCACGCGGTTTTTCCCGATTGTCAGTACGCAGGTGAAGCTTGAGTTGCGCATCGAGGACGAGTTCGCCTTCCTTCATCTTCATCCGCTGGGCGAGCCTCACCTGCATCACATGGAGGCAGTAATGGGGTATCTAGGACGGCTGTTCGAACAACTGGACCATGACAACATCGAACTCGTCCTCGACGCGCAACTGCAGCGCGGCGGATCTGAGCTGGAGGAATGCGCACGGCTGCTTGGCGCGCGGACGCTGACGTCAGGGGACGAGTACCGCTTCACCCTCCCGTACACCGCGCTGGGCGAGCCGCTGGCGACCGCAGACAGCTTCCTGCTGCCGCGCTTTGTCGAAGCCATGGAGGATTTGCTATCGAACCTGCCAAGCAACGATCTGATCGACCAGGTAAAGCGTCGAATCCAGAACCTGCTTGGCTCGGGGGACGTCAGTGTGGAACGCGTGGCTGCTCCGTTGAACATCAGTCCGCGACATCTGCGCCGCAAGCTCAGCCAGGAAGGCACGTCCTACGAGCAGCTGGTCGATGAAGTGCGCAAGGAGGCGGCGATCAGAATGATCAGCCATGGCGAGCTGTCGCTCACCAGCATCGCGTATGAACTGGGCTTCCTCGACCCGAGCAGCTTTACCCGGGCTTTCCGCCGCTGGACTGACATGAGCCCGACGGCGTTTCGCCGGCAGATCGTCAGCCTGGTGTGA